The Spirochaeta cellobiosiphila DSM 17781 genome contains a region encoding:
- a CDS encoding putative baseplate assembly protein, translated as MENLIPSPNLDDRTYTDIVNEARRLIPRYCPEWTNHNPTDPGMTLVELFAWMTETTIYRLNKVPDKTYLTLLDLLGLSLVPPQPAKTVLTFKVVEGYKSEVNIKKGSLVSSNRGNGEENVVFETENDIIATSARIIGVHNRVGDVITDITKEVVTGQGAKLFSGTDSVERFIYFQSNELKFLEDNNALAVHFVVNHEISSVQEEIVNFLDWEYWDGAKWVFFDTQRGLDGELRSDNKIFLCGPIAIEETEVNGVTGFFIRGSLRALPSSRRAFDIVNANLQIIFRGEGLAPDKLLSNTSNMVFQELDQGKDYCPFPGIPKYNDTFYLSCEEVLAKKGAEASLLFNLSEAAQPPVANDSLLLKWEYWNGKSWKTLGDTTLKGSTDPSGLDFVDNTNAFNKSGKVSFLIPNDIAATDIGGDNLHWIRIRISSGDFGTGGQHIQKEDNTWEWVFSSPVTPPYFDRIRLHFKLKPDIPEECFVYENFEFDSHHDLWKDNQQLLNNEKTPNTNRVFKISEDRTPYVYLGYDRLPSKSRTQVYFRMDDGEKIKPSLDNKFTGDVVNLERSSGLVWEYFDGKDWNTLMVDDRTDSFHSSGFCSFSVPQSWPLTSEFNKEGYWLRVGFNSGSFESCPELLGIHLNTVYASNQRTYTGELLGSSSGSPNQSFTLLRTPVLPGIKLMVKEKSIPPESERILIEREEGSDCITEHNQEIWIRYHQVDNFHNSTPQDRHYMLDYQTGQIFFGDGVKGIIPPRDKNNIMVDSYQVGGGEKGNVAPHVLTVLRESIPFISGVSNHYKAEAGSDLESLHSLKHRASGVLKSLNRAVTSEDYEWLARESSASVGRAKCLEKLGAAGEVVVIILPQVRMATLDLSKRLYPTPELLKRVNAYLEPRKLIGTKLRVDRPAYRNVNISLNLILKRTVGDVDLVQKRVMDIIRRSYHPLVGGDGEGWPFGQDLSPADVTNRIEQIDAIQHVENVELNDINLGSVVEKVICRQDELIFIEDITISYRKYNG; from the coding sequence GTGGAGAACTTGATACCCAGTCCCAATTTAGATGACAGAACTTATACAGATATAGTTAATGAAGCGAGACGTCTCATTCCTCGTTACTGCCCGGAATGGACAAATCATAATCCAACTGACCCTGGTATGACCCTTGTAGAACTGTTTGCCTGGATGACAGAAACAACCATTTATAGGCTCAATAAAGTTCCAGACAAAACATACCTTACCTTGTTGGATCTCCTTGGTTTGTCATTGGTTCCCCCACAACCTGCTAAAACTGTCCTTACTTTTAAAGTGGTAGAAGGTTATAAGTCAGAGGTTAATATTAAGAAAGGAAGTCTTGTGTCTTCTAATCGCGGTAATGGTGAGGAGAATGTTGTCTTTGAAACAGAGAACGACATCATCGCCACCAGCGCCAGAATAATTGGTGTTCATAATAGAGTTGGTGACGTTATTACAGATATTACAAAGGAAGTTGTAACAGGCCAGGGGGCCAAATTATTTAGTGGTACAGATAGTGTGGAACGCTTTATTTATTTCCAAAGTAATGAGCTTAAATTCCTGGAAGATAATAATGCTCTTGCTGTCCATTTTGTTGTTAATCATGAGATCTCCAGTGTACAAGAAGAGATCGTTAATTTTCTTGACTGGGAATATTGGGATGGTGCCAAGTGGGTTTTCTTTGATACTCAAAGAGGCCTTGATGGGGAATTGAGAAGTGATAATAAAATATTTCTTTGTGGCCCTATTGCAATAGAAGAAACGGAAGTTAATGGGGTTACTGGTTTCTTTATTAGAGGTAGTTTACGGGCTCTTCCCAGTAGTCGTCGTGCTTTCGATATTGTCAATGCAAATCTACAGATTATTTTTAGAGGGGAAGGATTAGCTCCTGATAAATTATTGAGCAATACCTCTAATATGGTTTTTCAAGAATTGGACCAAGGTAAGGATTATTGTCCTTTTCCCGGTATACCTAAGTATAACGATACCTTTTATTTATCCTGTGAAGAAGTACTTGCCAAGAAGGGCGCTGAAGCTTCTCTATTGTTTAACCTTAGTGAAGCAGCACAACCTCCTGTTGCTAATGATTCCCTTTTGCTTAAGTGGGAATATTGGAATGGAAAATCCTGGAAAACTCTCGGTGATACTACTTTAAAAGGTTCTACAGATCCTTCGGGATTAGACTTTGTCGATAATACAAATGCCTTTAACAAAAGTGGGAAGGTTTCCTTCCTCATTCCTAATGATATTGCTGCCACTGATATTGGCGGTGACAATCTTCATTGGATTCGTATTCGTATATCCTCCGGTGACTTTGGTACAGGTGGGCAGCATATTCAAAAGGAAGATAATACATGGGAATGGGTTTTTTCCAGTCCTGTAACACCTCCTTATTTTGATAGGATACGACTGCATTTTAAATTAAAGCCAGACATCCCTGAAGAGTGTTTTGTCTATGAGAACTTTGAGTTCGATAGTCATCATGATTTATGGAAAGATAATCAACAATTATTAAATAATGAAAAAACACCTAATACCAATCGTGTTTTTAAAATCAGCGAAGACAGAACTCCTTATGTATATCTTGGATATGACAGGCTTCCTTCTAAGAGTAGAACACAAGTTTATTTCCGTATGGATGATGGTGAAAAAATAAAGCCATCCCTTGATAATAAGTTCACCGGTGATGTTGTTAACCTTGAGCGCAGTAGTGGCCTAGTTTGGGAATATTTTGATGGCAAGGATTGGAATACTTTAATGGTTGATGACCGGACTGATTCCTTCCATTCATCAGGTTTCTGTTCCTTTTCTGTTCCACAGAGTTGGCCCTTAACTTCTGAATTTAATAAGGAAGGTTACTGGTTAAGAGTGGGGTTTAACTCCGGTAGTTTTGAAAGTTGTCCAGAATTATTGGGAATACATTTGAATACTGTATATGCCAGTAATCAGCGTACTTATACAGGAGAATTATTAGGATCCAGCTCTGGCTCCCCTAATCAAAGTTTTACTTTGTTAAGGACTCCTGTATTACCTGGAATAAAACTTATGGTAAAAGAAAAATCCATTCCCCCTGAATCAGAAAGAATTTTGATAGAAAGGGAAGAAGGTTCTGATTGTATTACAGAACACAATCAGGAAATCTGGATTCGCTATCATCAGGTAGATAATTTCCATAATTCAACTCCTCAGGATAGACATTATATGCTGGATTATCAGACAGGTCAGATCTTCTTTGGAGATGGAGTTAAAGGGATTATTCCTCCCCGTGATAAGAATAATATTATGGTGGACTCTTATCAGGTAGGCGGTGGCGAAAAGGGCAATGTGGCCCCCCACGTGCTGACCGTTTTAAGAGAAAGTATCCCTTTTATCAGTGGTGTAAGTAATCATTATAAAGCAGAAGCCGGTTCTGATTTGGAAAGTCTGCACAGCTTGAAGCATAGAGCTTCAGGTGTCCTAAAGAGTCTAAATCGTGCTGTAACATCTGAAGACTATGAGTGGCTGGCAAGAGAATCTTCTGCTTCTGTAGGAAGAGCAAAATGCCTGGAAAAATTAGGAGCTGCTGGTGAGGTTGTTGTTATTATCTTGCCACAAGTTCGCATGGCGACTTTAGATCTCAGTAAAAGACTCTATCCCACCCCTGAATTACTTAAAAGGGTTAATGCCTATCTGGAACCGCGCAAGTTGATAGGTACCAAATTACGTGTCGATAGACCAGCTTATCGTAATGTGAACATAAGTTTGAATTTGATTCTTAAAAGAACTGTTGGTGACGTTGATCTTGTTCAGAAACGAGTAATGGACATCATACGACGTTCTTATCATCCCTT
- a CDS encoding GPW/gp25 family protein, which produces MGVTFGTVKNSLGYEDYLSIIYGKIIEIMMSENFLGSGFAFPFDVDETGSIAQSSHEKSIAESIKIILGTSKGERLMRPDFGCEVNDLVFAPNNSRTRTLVSHYIENALVRWEPRIILDKVEALTDPDDETKINVSIHYKIRSINTYFNMVYPFYLERGELDTQSQFR; this is translated from the coding sequence ATGGGTGTTACATTTGGAACCGTAAAAAATAGCTTAGGCTATGAAGACTATTTAAGTATTATTTATGGAAAAATTATTGAAATTATGATGAGTGAAAATTTTTTAGGTTCCGGTTTTGCCTTCCCATTTGATGTTGATGAGACAGGTTCTATTGCACAATCTAGCCATGAAAAAAGTATTGCCGAATCCATTAAAATTATTTTGGGTACGTCCAAAGGTGAACGTTTAATGCGTCCTGATTTTGGATGTGAAGTAAACGATCTTGTGTTTGCTCCAAACAATTCCCGTACGAGAACATTGGTAAGTCATTATATTGAAAATGCCCTTGTTCGATGGGAACCCAGAATTATTTTAGATAAGGTTGAAGCATTAACTGATCCTGATGATGAGACTAAAATCAATGTATCCATACACTACAAAATACGCTCCATAAATACATATTTTAATATGGTCTATCCTTTTTATTTGGAGCGTGGAGAACTTGATACCCAGTCCCAATTTAGATGA